A window of Pyrobaculum aerophilum str. IM2 contains these coding sequences:
- a CDS encoding RAD55 family ATPase, with protein sequence MAEILDLAKRGMSLIYGPPGSGKTSLALRVASRIADRVLWISTSEGPELLRETAKRLAVDPAKFDFYDFPRAFQQDIARYILDHAPSYGAVVVDSVEGVTGRQNIDVVAHSVLYQISKEKPVILVAEEETPRVAYIADHVVHVWYRKNSLGHVVRYIQLEKSRLMPPGPKYIFDIVEGFGLFYIKPLKFRGEENWVEDSGLGKVVLIKSGICIHSESLKNIAELLSKIHSEAIFLKIGPWTSFRGVKTTPEKLFVAQTFHDFFKLAILLHTQQLRAKYIVVGGLLNIPDGEIDDYLSVLYAYTDYVGFIVFTAVGPKEETKRLEKYCEEVIYV encoded by the coding sequence GTGGCTGAGATATTAGACCTCGCAAAACGCGGCATGTCCCTCATCTACGGACCCCCAGGCTCGGGAAAAACCTCGCTAGCTCTGCGAGTGGCGAGTAGAATAGCCGACAGAGTGCTGTGGATCTCCACATCCGAAGGGCCCGAACTGCTGAGAGAGACCGCCAAAAGACTCGCCGTGGATCCCGCCAAATTCGACTTTTACGACTTCCCCCGCGCCTTTCAACAAGACATTGCCCGCTATATACTCGACCACGCCCCCAGCTACGGCGCCGTCGTGGTGGACTCCGTCGAGGGAGTAACCGGCAGACAGAACATAGACGTCGTCGCCCACTCCGTGCTCTACCAAATATCCAAAGAAAAGCCGGTGATCCTAGTCGCCGAGGAGGAAACCCCCCGCGTGGCGTACATAGCAGACCACGTAGTCCACGTGTGGTACAGAAAAAACTCCCTGGGACACGTCGTTAGATACATTCAGCTGGAGAAATCCAGATTAATGCCGCCGGGACCCAAATATATATTCGACATAGTTGAAGGCTTCGGCCTATTTTACATAAAGCCGTTGAAATTTAGAGGCGAAGAGAATTGGGTTGAAGACAGCGGACTGGGCAAAGTCGTGCTTATAAAAAGCGGAATTTGTATCCACTCGGAAAGTCTGAAAAATATTGCTGAACTCCTCTCAAAAATACATTCAGAGGCTATATTTCTTAAAATTGGCCCATGGACTTCTTTCCGTGGGGTAAAAACAACGCCAGAAAAGCTGTTTGTTGCACAGACTTTTCATGACTTCTTTAAATTAGCAATACTGCTTCATACACAACAACTCAGGGCAAAGTACATAGTGGTAGGAGGGTTACTCAATATTCCCGATGGGGAGATAGATGATTATCTTAGCGTGTTATACGCTTACACTGATTACGTAGGCTTTATTGTGTTTACCGCCGTAGGTCCCAAAGAGGAAACAAAGAGACTTGAAAAATATTGCGAAGAAGTTATATATGTTTAG
- a CDS encoding sulfurtransferase TusA family protein, protein MEIIDVSGQQCPDPLKNVASVLANAPSGARFKIITDDYVCYMMLRRLMALNDVKILEADEGGPYTLVVEK, encoded by the coding sequence ATGGAAATAATCGACGTGAGCGGACAGCAGTGTCCCGACCCCCTTAAAAACGTGGCATCTGTTCTGGCCAACGCCCCCAGCGGCGCGAGGTTTAAAATAATCACCGACGATTACGTCTGCTACATGATGCTTAGGAGGCTCATGGCGTTAAACGACGTGAAAATACTAGAGGCAGACGAGGGCGGACCCTACACGCTAGTGGTAGAGAAGTAA
- a CDS encoding DegT/DnrJ/EryC1/StrS family aminotransferase, with product MLAIEGGKPVRETPIVARPAVYSEEVLQAIAEVLKSGVLTAQHGKWVKAFEAELASYLGVRYAAAVSNGTTALHTALKAIGVGPGDEVITTPFTFAASATAVLHANAVPVFADIDRETLNLDPASVEERITDKTKAVVVVHLAGMPAEMDQFMKLAERYGVKIIEDAAQALGAEYRGRRAGSIGHVSAFSFYATKHITSGEGGAVATDIAAYAERAKLIRAHGEVGKYSYELLGYNYRMTEIQGVLAYYQLKQLPEMERRREAYVKALLEELAPLEGDLITVPRPRPYMKHAWHLVQILLAVEKLKKPRDYVVEALRAEGVGNAFVAYPVPLYKTPLFQRQEGHGLGCPWTCPYYKRRVEYKPLPNAEWAAERVVSLLVMPNLTEQDALDTAAAFKKVLSHLRR from the coding sequence ATGCTGGCAATAGAGGGAGGAAAGCCTGTTAGGGAAACGCCCATTGTGGCGAGGCCTGCGGTGTACAGCGAGGAGGTGTTGCAAGCCATTGCCGAGGTGTTGAAATCCGGCGTCTTAACTGCGCAACACGGCAAGTGGGTAAAGGCGTTTGAGGCCGAGCTGGCCTCTTACCTCGGGGTGAGGTATGCGGCGGCGGTTTCCAACGGCACTACTGCCCTACACACAGCGCTTAAAGCAATAGGCGTGGGGCCCGGGGACGAGGTGATAACAACGCCTTTTACCTTCGCCGCGTCTGCGACAGCGGTGTTACACGCCAACGCCGTGCCTGTATTCGCCGATATAGACAGGGAGACTCTAAACCTAGACCCCGCCTCGGTGGAGGAGAGGATTACTGACAAGACCAAGGCGGTGGTGGTCGTCCACCTCGCCGGGATGCCGGCTGAGATGGACCAGTTCATGAAGCTGGCGGAGAGGTACGGGGTTAAGATTATAGAAGACGCGGCCCAAGCCCTCGGCGCTGAGTACAGAGGAAGGAGGGCTGGCTCTATCGGCCACGTGTCTGCCTTCAGTTTCTACGCGACTAAACACATAACGTCGGGAGAAGGCGGCGCAGTCGCCACAGACATTGCCGCGTATGCAGAGAGGGCGAAGCTCATTAGGGCGCACGGCGAGGTGGGGAAGTACAGCTACGAACTCCTCGGCTATAACTACCGCATGACTGAAATCCAAGGCGTTTTGGCCTACTACCAGCTGAAACAGTTGCCGGAGATGGAGAGGCGTAGGGAGGCCTACGTTAAGGCGTTGTTAGAAGAGCTGGCGCCGCTCGAGGGGGACTTAATCACAGTGCCGAGGCCCAGGCCGTATATGAAACACGCCTGGCATTTAGTCCAAATACTACTCGCAGTGGAGAAGCTGAAAAAGCCCAGGGACTACGTGGTGGAGGCCCTAAGGGCTGAGGGGGTGGGAAACGCCTTTGTGGCCTACCCAGTCCCCCTCTACAAAACGCCCCTGTTCCAGAGGCAAGAGGGCCACGGCCTCGGCTGTCCCTGGACGTGTCCCTATTATAAAAGGAGAGTTGAGTACAAACCGCTTCCAAACGCCGAATGGGCCGCCGAGAGAGTAGTTTCGTTGCTGGTAATGCCCAATCTCACAGAACAAGACGCGTTAGACACGGCGGCGGCGTTTAAAAAAGTCCTAAGCCACTTAAGGCGGTGA
- a CDS encoding metal-sulfur cluster assembly factor, translating into MEEEKIAFETNLPPEKAKKIVEVLREVYDPEIPINVYDLGLIRKVVLENGTLKVVMTLTAVGCPVAGNVAQEVGYAIQSAVPEAQDVEVEVDFERPWDPTQMTPRGREMFKAIYGYDIVEQYLAAQQS; encoded by the coding sequence ATGGAAGAGGAAAAAATAGCGTTTGAGACAAACCTTCCGCCCGAGAAGGCGAAAAAAATAGTAGAGGTCTTGAGGGAGGTGTACGACCCGGAGATTCCTATTAACGTTTACGACTTAGGGCTTATTAGAAAAGTAGTTTTAGAAAACGGTACTCTGAAAGTAGTTATGACTCTTACGGCCGTGGGCTGTCCAGTTGCCGGCAACGTCGCGCAGGAAGTGGGCTACGCGATACAAAGCGCAGTGCCCGAGGCGCAGGACGTGGAGGTAGAGGTGGATTTTGAAAGGCCCTGGGATCCCACTCAAATGACGCCGAGGGGCAGGGAGATGTTTAAAGCTATATATGGATACGACATTGTAGAACAGTATCTCGCGGCGCAACAGAGTTAG
- a CDS encoding lipase chaperone: protein MRPALFLTVVLVAVLAAFALWVGASPQARGPATGYVEQSQASASSTAQQQPSTTASSPPAVEAGRASEPGQSLTETVSPGASAKGSEGNKSKARAWGPPTLMNLEIAVYGFEKIYAAYRAV, encoded by the coding sequence ATGAGGCCGGCGTTATTCTTAACGGTCGTTTTAGTCGCCGTCTTAGCGGCGTTTGCATTGTGGGTCGGCGCTTCTCCTCAGGCGCGCGGGCCGGCGACGGGGTATGTGGAGCAGAGCCAAGCCTCCGCTTCATCAACTGCTCAGCAACAGCCCTCCACGACGGCGTCGTCTCCCCCGGCTGTTGAGGCGGGGCGTGCTTCGGAGCCGGGGCAGTCGCTAACGGAAACTGTGAGCCCCGGCGCCTCGGCGAAGGGATCTGAGGGCAATAAGTCTAAGGCCCGCGCGTGGGGGCCGCCGACTTTAATGAATTTGGAAATAGCCGTCTACGGCTTTGAGAAAATCTACGCGGCGTATAGGGCTGTGTAG
- a CDS encoding NAD(P)-dependent alcohol dehydrogenase gives MTGIRKTHKAAFFYEIAGPFKIDEVPTPEEVPPYGLLVKTRSVGICHSDLHLWQGDYKSIGLPKSLPWIVGHEIVGTIAKKGSLVPESLREGTPVLVYAWQPADENDEIVAEGYTQLASRRRRYAFDIEGGLQEYIVVPHYKYVIPLEGFEEIESIAPLGCAGLTTYNAVKKIRKYIRPDDYILIVGLGGLGIYAVQWAKVLLPEANIIAVDIREEALQFASKIVRDVVYTKVNANTIEILNEITKGRGVRAVIDLVSNNNTVPIYSKILTTKGVYNLVGLMGHEVTIPTQILIRKEIVIITTYTGSLADQINVIKLAKKINYKEVISERFKFTEEDVNKAFNKLKEGKILGRGIIVF, from the coding sequence ATGACCGGAATAAGAAAGACCCATAAAGCGGCTTTCTTTTACGAAATAGCAGGTCCGTTTAAAATAGACGAAGTGCCCACACCCGAAGAGGTGCCGCCTTACGGGCTACTAGTGAAGACAAGATCTGTGGGCATATGTCATTCTGATCTACACCTTTGGCAAGGCGATTATAAGTCAATAGGTCTTCCTAAAAGTTTGCCGTGGATTGTAGGACATGAGATAGTTGGTACTATTGCTAAAAAGGGTTCACTAGTTCCAGAGTCTCTGAGAGAAGGCACACCAGTATTGGTTTATGCTTGGCAACCTGCGGATGAAAACGATGAAATAGTTGCAGAAGGGTATACACAACTTGCGTCAAGGAGACGTAGATATGCATTTGACATAGAAGGAGGTCTCCAAGAGTATATAGTGGTTCCTCACTATAAGTATGTAATACCATTAGAGGGTTTTGAAGAAATAGAAAGTATTGCACCACTTGGTTGCGCTGGACTAACTACATATAACGCCGTTAAGAAAATACGGAAGTATATAAGGCCTGATGATTATATTTTAATAGTAGGACTTGGAGGTTTAGGTATATACGCAGTGCAATGGGCCAAGGTACTCTTGCCAGAGGCCAATATCATCGCGGTAGACATTAGAGAAGAGGCTCTACAGTTTGCATCAAAGATCGTACGAGATGTAGTATATACTAAGGTAAACGCGAACACTATTGAAATTCTAAATGAGATAACCAAGGGGAGAGGTGTTAGAGCAGTAATAGACCTAGTTTCAAACAATAATACTGTGCCAATATACAGCAAAATACTTACAACAAAAGGAGTTTATAACCTTGTCGGCTTAATGGGACATGAAGTAACAATACCTACGCAAATACTTATTAGAAAAGAAATAGTTATAATAACTACATATACAGGATCGTTAGCTGATCAAATTAATGTAATTAAGCTAGCGAAGAAAATTAATTACAAAGAGGTAATATCAGAAAGATTTAAATTTACAGAAGAAGATGTAAATAAAGCTTTTAATAAATTAAAAGAAGGAAAAATCCTAGGAAGAGGAATCATTGTTTTCTAA
- a CDS encoding helix-turn-helix domain-containing protein: MEKKDPRDAILEILRREGPVPIYKLAKELGLSYGAVQWYVFSLEREGLVETIKVGKRRYVALKTSDWLGNIRVADVLEDFILTLAAFGVKSDMTLRDALAVLEKKAPHIAVLLKKMVEKG, encoded by the coding sequence GTGGAGAAAAAGGACCCCAGAGACGCCATATTGGAAATTTTACGCAGAGAGGGCCCCGTCCCTATTTACAAGCTCGCCAAGGAGCTGGGCCTTTCCTACGGCGCTGTGCAGTGGTACGTCTTCTCTCTAGAGCGGGAGGGCTTGGTGGAGACTATTAAAGTGGGCAAGAGGAGGTACGTGGCGTTGAAGACCTCCGACTGGCTGGGCAATATAAGAGTGGCCGACGTGTTGGAGGATTTTATACTGACTCTGGCCGCCTTCGGCGTGAAGTCCGACATGACTCTCCGCGACGCCCTCGCCGTGTTAGAGAAAAAAGCCCCACATATCGCCGTGCTTTTAAAGAAAATGGTTGAAAAGGGATAG
- a CDS encoding aldehyde ferredoxin oxidoreductase family protein: protein MQTLRGLVIDLSKRTIKSLENGSKAARLFIGGRGVATYLFWKFGGHLADPLSGEGPLIFAAGPLTGTGIPMSGRAAAVFRSPLTGILGASNLGGRLGPAMRFAGVDVLVVVGKAERPVYLVVQEGRVEFRDASHLWGKDAIETEEVLLREHGRNSAVLTIGPAGENLVRFASINHDLWRQFGRTGGGAVMGAKRLKAVVFVPERRGVDVAMPEKLAEFLKKFVPYFVGEKSVKALFEGGTPRLVEIANQMGFFPTYNWRRVSMDGWERIAWPALKRDYFVKPAACLHCPAACHRLVRSKKYGVDVDIEYETIFALGGLTGCADPDELIRLNDLADRLGMDTISLGGVLAFAIEAAEEGKLKLEAEWGCGGLAKLIEDIAYRRGVGDILADGVKVAAERLGVGEAAVHVRGLEPAGYDPRVLKGMALNYAIGYRGADHLATMAYAIDIGGYAGGPQSLGEEKVRAVAHMEEASAVFDSLVLCKFGRGVYDMYPGGRGFEIAAELLTYVTGEDWSAKSLREAALRIINLTRVLNLKMGAGPDGLPERFFKPVRFEGREYVLTRGELEAALRSYYALRGWDEEGRPRPETLRELQLDFLLSPP from the coding sequence ATGCAAACGCTAAGAGGCCTAGTAATCGATTTATCTAAGCGCACAATTAAATCTCTTGAAAACGGCAGTAAGGCGGCCAGGCTTTTTATTGGAGGTCGAGGAGTTGCCACATATCTCTTTTGGAAATTCGGGGGGCACTTGGCGGATCCCCTCTCTGGCGAGGGCCCTCTTATATTCGCCGCGGGGCCTCTCACGGGGACTGGGATTCCCATGTCGGGCAGGGCCGCCGCGGTGTTCAGATCGCCTCTTACGGGCATCCTCGGGGCCTCTAACCTCGGGGGAAGGCTGGGCCCGGCGATGCGCTTCGCCGGCGTTGACGTTCTCGTCGTTGTGGGCAAGGCCGAGAGGCCTGTTTATTTAGTGGTGCAAGAGGGGAGGGTTGAGTTTAGAGACGCGTCTCATCTCTGGGGGAAAGACGCCATTGAGACTGAGGAGGTTTTGCTGAGAGAGCACGGCCGCAACTCCGCTGTTTTGACCATCGGCCCCGCGGGGGAGAACTTAGTGAGGTTCGCCTCTATTAATCACGATTTGTGGAGGCAGTTTGGGAGGACTGGGGGAGGCGCAGTGATGGGGGCGAAGAGGCTTAAGGCAGTTGTCTTCGTGCCGGAGAGGAGGGGCGTGGACGTGGCCATGCCTGAGAAACTCGCCGAGTTTCTCAAGAAGTTTGTGCCGTATTTTGTCGGGGAGAAGAGCGTGAAGGCCCTTTTCGAGGGGGGAACGCCGCGTTTAGTAGAAATCGCAAACCAAATGGGCTTTTTCCCCACGTATAATTGGAGGCGCGTCTCTATGGACGGGTGGGAGAGAATTGCATGGCCTGCATTGAAGAGGGATTATTTCGTCAAGCCGGCCGCGTGTCTCCACTGCCCCGCGGCTTGCCACCGCCTTGTGAGGTCTAAGAAATACGGCGTTGACGTGGATATTGAGTACGAGACTATTTTCGCCCTGGGTGGCCTCACCGGTTGCGCCGACCCAGACGAGTTAATTAGGCTTAACGACTTGGCCGACAGGCTGGGAATGGACACAATTTCGCTGGGGGGCGTCTTGGCCTTTGCCATTGAGGCGGCTGAGGAGGGAAAGCTGAAGTTAGAGGCGGAGTGGGGCTGCGGGGGGCTGGCTAAATTAATAGAGGACATCGCTTATAGGAGGGGCGTTGGGGATATCCTCGCCGACGGCGTCAAGGTAGCGGCGGAGAGACTCGGCGTTGGGGAGGCGGCGGTTCACGTGAGAGGCCTCGAGCCCGCCGGCTACGACCCCCGCGTCCTTAAGGGTATGGCGCTTAACTACGCCATTGGGTACAGAGGAGCTGACCACTTGGCCACTATGGCCTACGCCATTGATATCGGCGGCTACGCCGGCGGCCCGCAGAGCTTGGGGGAGGAGAAGGTACGCGCCGTTGCCCATATGGAAGAGGCCTCCGCCGTTTTTGACTCCCTCGTCTTGTGTAAATTCGGGAGGGGGGTTTACGACATGTACCCAGGCGGAAGGGGGTTTGAAATAGCGGCAGAGCTCCTCACATATGTAACTGGCGAGGACTGGTCTGCGAAATCTCTGCGAGAGGCGGCGCTTAGAATTATAAACTTGACAAGGGTTTTGAACTTAAAAATGGGCGCCGGACCTGACGGCTTGCCGGAGAGGTTCTTCAAGCCAGTCCGTTTTGAGGGGAGGGAGTACGTTTTAACGCGGGGGGAGTTGGAGGCGGCTTTAAGGAGTTACTACGCGCTTAGGGGCTGGGACGAAGAGGGGAGGCCGAGGCCGGAGACTTTAAGGGAGTTGCAACTGGACTTCTTACTCTCACCGCCTTAA
- a CDS encoding TatD family hydrolase: protein MEFGVFDNHAHANEYSGYGAAEVVRRFKAAGGGGIIFVSLLTWSIGGRPGDKEWVVRLYDHTVRNAEVARGAGLVSGAVVGVHPAECVKLLEAGWTPGEVEEFMRWAVDLAAKYVEEGRAVGLGEFGRPHWPVPNSVVELCNKVTLYVLERARDVDAAVHLHLERGGTATVDSIAKLAAEAGVDPRRVVMHHIEGALAGYAYSKGLSPSVPMGRRGEFEDALRHGPVFVVESDYIDDKSRPGAVIPPWTLASKFKQYVARGVLSADDMYKICVENVKSIYKWRLL, encoded by the coding sequence ATGGAGTTTGGGGTTTTTGACAATCACGCTCATGCCAACGAGTATAGCGGCTACGGAGCCGCCGAAGTTGTGCGTAGGTTTAAGGCGGCGGGGGGCGGGGGGATAATATTCGTCTCCCTCCTAACGTGGTCTATTGGGGGGAGGCCCGGGGACAAGGAGTGGGTGGTTAGGCTTTACGACCACACAGTGAGAAACGCGGAGGTGGCCCGGGGGGCCGGCCTGGTGTCGGGGGCCGTCGTGGGCGTCCACCCGGCGGAGTGTGTAAAACTGCTAGAGGCAGGGTGGACTCCCGGGGAGGTGGAGGAGTTTATGCGCTGGGCTGTGGACCTCGCGGCGAAGTATGTGGAGGAGGGGAGGGCGGTTGGGCTGGGGGAGTTCGGGAGGCCTCACTGGCCTGTGCCTAACAGCGTCGTGGAGCTGTGTAATAAAGTCACCCTGTACGTGTTGGAGAGGGCTAGGGATGTGGACGCCGCCGTTCATTTACACCTAGAGCGGGGCGGCACGGCCACTGTTGACTCAATCGCCAAGCTCGCGGCGGAGGCCGGAGTGGATCCCAGGCGGGTGGTTATGCACCACATTGAGGGGGCTTTGGCGGGCTACGCCTATTCTAAAGGCCTATCCCCCTCAGTTCCCATGGGCCGGAGGGGGGAGTTTGAAGACGCGTTGAGGCACGGCCCCGTCTTTGTGGTGGAGAGCGACTATATAGACGACAAGTCTAGGCCGGGGGCTGTGATCCCCCCGTGGACTCTCGCCTCCAAGTTTAAACAGTATGTAGCCCGCGGCGTTCTCTCCGCCGATGATATGTACAAAATCTGCGTAGAGAACGTGAAGAGTATATACAAGTGGCGTCTGCTATAA
- a CDS encoding flavin reductase family protein, with the protein MYEGKFYRLLHPRPTVVIVTKCPNGRFNLMPASWNTPVSEEPPTIAVAVDKESYTHQCLRHYKYATINVPPIDAADLIYKLGTTSGREVDKAAQFGVKLEPSSKIDVPRMSGALAAYEAEVYKEVEVGEVVLYIFRVLDVWTAPGVADQWGFDFKKVNIPLHGAGRAFYRVDPRPVFAKK; encoded by the coding sequence ATGTATGAGGGAAAGTTCTACCGCCTGCTCCACCCGAGGCCTACTGTCGTCATTGTGACGAAGTGCCCAAACGGGCGTTTTAACCTCATGCCGGCCTCTTGGAACACTCCCGTCTCGGAGGAGCCGCCAACTATAGCGGTGGCGGTTGACAAGGAGTCTTACACCCACCAGTGTCTGCGACACTACAAATACGCCACTATCAACGTCCCGCCCATAGACGCCGCCGATTTGATTTACAAACTGGGCACGACCAGCGGGAGGGAGGTGGACAAAGCGGCACAATTCGGCGTCAAGCTAGAGCCTTCTTCTAAAATAGATGTGCCGAGGATGTCCGGCGCCCTGGCCGCGTACGAGGCTGAGGTGTATAAAGAGGTGGAGGTGGGGGAGGTGGTGCTCTACATTTTCAGAGTTCTCGATGTCTGGACCGCCCCCGGCGTTGCCGACCAGTGGGGCTTTGACTTCAAGAAAGTGAACATCCCCCTACACGGCGCGGGGAGGGCCTTCTACCGCGTTGACCCCAGGCCTGTCTTCGCCAAGAAATAG
- a CDS encoding vWA domain-containing protein, with amino-acid sequence MGLLLNVDYSDPLVRARALRALRASGVKSVGIEEAAEAYYVHYRSPIFGGRSSSPVWERFLTTYVKSHYYRAVAGVCRLNHKASLEAAARLLRAFESYLKSLENYGRAWFGRGAREAWAEAMRQIRRHMGDPADVAELHRVFKKLGEILGRGRSGDPAALALSVATDPRRVRLARVLARALELAPRMGLLFDGRGRPGFIEWERAYGSLSRIGRAALYAKALSVGAPLLFLHKAAWAEIPVYRARGGGDKGVYLLIDKSGSMYGAVKGVEKIAVAAAYAIAALRRFKNVVVRFFDAEVYEPISDVEKLVDVLTRVVASGGTDITKAVEAATEDAKSRRLEGYTLAVVTDGEDDKLNPVVLKEARAVFKEVWFVLIGDSKPPPYVRVARLFLGEDRPGVNAVEGPPRAV; translated from the coding sequence GTGGGCCTCCTCCTGAACGTAGACTATTCCGATCCGTTGGTGAGGGCGAGGGCCTTGAGGGCGTTGCGAGCCTCTGGCGTTAAGTCTGTGGGGATTGAGGAGGCCGCAGAGGCGTATTATGTTCACTACAGATCGCCCATCTTTGGCGGCCGCTCCTCCAGCCCAGTGTGGGAGAGGTTTTTGACTACTTACGTCAAGTCTCATTACTACAGAGCAGTGGCGGGGGTGTGCAGGCTTAACCACAAGGCCTCTCTCGAGGCCGCGGCGAGGCTGTTGAGGGCGTTTGAATCTTATTTAAAAAGCCTTGAAAACTACGGGAGGGCTTGGTTCGGGAGGGGGGCGCGGGAGGCGTGGGCGGAGGCGATGAGGCAGATTAGGCGCCATATGGGAGACCCGGCGGACGTCGCAGAGTTGCACCGGGTTTTTAAAAAACTCGGCGAGATCCTCGGCAGGGGGAGGTCGGGAGACCCGGCGGCTCTTGCGCTTTCCGTCGCCACAGATCCCCGCAGAGTCAGACTGGCCAGAGTTCTGGCGCGCGCCTTAGAGCTCGCCCCGAGGATGGGTTTGCTTTTCGACGGGAGGGGCCGCCCCGGGTTTATAGAATGGGAGAGGGCCTACGGCTCTCTGTCTAGAATCGGGAGGGCGGCTTTATACGCCAAGGCACTATCCGTGGGAGCCCCCCTTCTCTTTCTCCACAAGGCCGCGTGGGCGGAAATCCCCGTGTACAGGGCCAGGGGAGGCGGCGACAAGGGGGTTTACTTGTTAATTGACAAGTCAGGCTCTATGTATGGAGCTGTTAAAGGCGTGGAGAAAATAGCCGTGGCCGCGGCCTACGCCATCGCGGCGCTGAGGAGGTTTAAAAACGTGGTCGTCCGTTTTTTCGACGCGGAGGTTTACGAGCCTATCAGCGACGTGGAAAAGCTCGTGGACGTCTTGACGAGAGTTGTGGCCAGCGGCGGCACGGATATCACAAAGGCAGTTGAGGCCGCTACAGAGGACGCAAAGAGCCGGAGGCTGGAGGGCTACACCCTGGCCGTGGTCACAGACGGCGAAGACGACAAGTTAAACCCAGTAGTGCTAAAAGAGGCCAGGGCTGTTTTTAAAGAGGTGTGGTTTGTGTTAATAGGCGATTCAAAGCCTCCGCCGTATGTCCGCGTCGCGAGGCTATTTCTTGGCGAAGACAGGCCTGGGGTCAACGCGGTAGAAGGCCCTCCCCGCGCCGTGTAG
- a CDS encoding RAD55 family ATPase, whose protein sequence is MERGGLAAFSPRAGRGMREFFQGFTLIYGPPGSGKTSLALHAAAQMGERVLYVGFYETAEKVREKAAGLGLDPSKFVVLDYVSISEVDLLLAGVVDQYVKASPDVVILDGINALPQSREAASSLYRLFRGPVIAIGEEQIGGSHFAYMADTLLEVAQFFHRGARYRRLRVVKTRLGPSPGAEFYFTISRRGVRIIKKWSQSDLGDKTVAAPSGRRVAFSEEVAKSLGEHMPGVRRPGLLYNSRVAVYLCDHPKCLRLAAAYLCDYLDNVKVGVISTARLIGLLARHFGCEVEEVVLPASALSEDYPLEEAVEKIRGAPVVSLYGLEEVLTVYGPERVAYILDFIQSALPGVALLATFRGVEPTPELLNAFNTVWRYYPDRAVVVKSALGWPVHELKIVEEGGKFVFK, encoded by the coding sequence GTGGAGCGAGGAGGGCTGGCGGCGTTTTCTCCAAGAGCTGGGCGGGGTATGAGGGAGTTTTTCCAGGGCTTTACTCTTATTTACGGCCCCCCGGGGTCTGGGAAGACTTCTCTGGCCCTCCACGCCGCGGCACAAATGGGGGAGAGGGTTCTGTACGTGGGTTTTTACGAAACTGCCGAGAAAGTGCGGGAGAAGGCGGCTGGGCTCGGCCTCGACCCGTCTAAATTCGTCGTTTTGGACTACGTCTCTATCTCCGAGGTGGATTTATTGCTGGCGGGCGTGGTGGATCAGTACGTGAAGGCCTCTCCCGACGTGGTTATTCTCGACGGGATTAACGCGTTGCCGCAGAGCAGAGAGGCCGCCTCTTCTCTATACCGCCTCTTCCGCGGCCCCGTCATTGCCATAGGCGAGGAGCAAATCGGTGGCTCCCACTTTGCCTACATGGCGGACACCCTCTTGGAGGTTGCGCAGTTTTTCCACAGAGGGGCTCGTTACAGGAGGTTGAGGGTGGTGAAGACGAGGCTCGGCCCCAGCCCCGGCGCGGAGTTCTACTTCACAATATCGAGGAGGGGCGTCCGCATAATTAAAAAGTGGTCTCAGAGCGATTTGGGGGACAAGACAGTGGCGGCGCCCTCGGGGAGGAGAGTGGCGTTTTCAGAGGAGGTGGCCAAGTCCCTGGGGGAGCACATGCCGGGAGTTAGGAGGCCCGGCCTGCTGTATAACAGCAGAGTGGCCGTATACCTCTGCGACCACCCCAAGTGCCTCAGGCTGGCCGCCGCCTATTTATGCGACTATTTAGACAACGTGAAAGTGGGCGTTATATCCACGGCCCGCCTAATTGGCCTTTTGGCGAGGCATTTCGGCTGCGAGGTTGAGGAGGTGGTGTTGCCCGCCTCTGCCCTCTCAGAGGACTACCCCCTGGAGGAGGCCGTGGAGAAAATACGCGGGGCCCCGGTGGTCTCTCTATACGGCCTGGAGGAGGTCTTAACTGTTTACGGGCCGGAGAGAGTGGCCTATATCCTCGACTTTATTCAAAGCGCTTTGCCCGGCGTGGCGTTGCTGGCCACGTTTAGAGGCGTAGAGCCAACGCCTGAGTTGTTAAACGCGTTTAACACCGTGTGGAGGTACTACCCCGACAGGGCTGTGGTGGTCAAGTCGGCGCTGGGCTGGCCTGTGCACGAGTTGAAAATAGTGGAGGAGGGGGGCAAGTTTGTATTTAAGTGA